A single region of the Cronobacter condimenti 1330 genome encodes:
- the baeR gene encoding envelope stress response regulator BaeR — protein MTELPINDKTPRILVVEDEPKLGALLVDYLRAASYAPTLINHGDQVLAYVRQTPPDLILLDLMLPGTDGLTLCREIRRFSEVPIVMVTARIEEIDRLLGLEIGADDYICKPFSPREVVARVKTILRRCKPQRDIQALDAQSPLIIDEGRFQASWRQKALDLTPAEFRLLKTLSSEPGKVFSREQLLNHLYDDYRVVTDRTIDSHIKNLRRKLEALDDDQPFIRAVYGVGYRWEADAGRVV, from the coding sequence ATGACAGAGTTACCGATTAATGACAAAACCCCGCGCATTCTGGTTGTTGAGGATGAGCCAAAACTCGGCGCGCTGCTGGTAGATTATCTGCGTGCGGCCAGCTATGCCCCAACGCTGATTAACCATGGCGATCAGGTGCTGGCGTATGTACGCCAGACGCCGCCGGATCTGATTCTGCTGGATTTAATGCTGCCCGGCACCGACGGGCTGACGCTATGCCGCGAAATCCGTCGTTTCTCCGAAGTGCCGATTGTGATGGTGACCGCGAGGATTGAAGAGATAGATCGCCTGCTGGGCCTGGAGATTGGCGCGGATGATTACATCTGCAAGCCGTTCAGCCCGCGCGAAGTGGTGGCACGCGTAAAAACGATCCTGCGCCGCTGCAAGCCGCAGCGCGATATCCAGGCGCTGGATGCCCAGAGCCCGCTGATTATTGATGAAGGACGCTTTCAGGCAAGCTGGCGGCAAAAAGCGCTCGATCTGACCCCTGCCGAATTTCGCCTGCTGAAGACGCTCTCCAGCGAGCCGGGCAAGGTGTTTTCCCGCGAGCAACTGCTAAACCATCTTTACGATGATTACCGCGTCGTGACCGACCGCACCATTGACAGCCACATCAAAAACCTGCGCCGCAAGCTGGAGGCGCTCGACGACGACCAGCCGTTTATCCGCGCCGTATACGGCGTGGGCTACCGCTGGGAGGCTGATGCAGGGCGAGTAGTGTAG
- the trhP gene encoding prephenate-dependent tRNA uridine(34) hydroxylase TrhP: MFKPELLSPAGTLKNMRYAFAYGADAVYAGQPRYSLRVRNNEFNHENLQLGINEAHALGKKFYVVVNIAPHNAKLKTFIRDLKPVVEMGPDALIMSDPGLIMLVREHFPQMDIHLSVQANAVNWATVKFWQQMGLTRVILSRELSLEEIAEIREQVPEMELEIFVHGALCMAYSGRCLLSGYINKRDPNQGTCTNACRWEYKVQEGKEDTVGNIVHIHEPIPVQTVEPTLGVGAPTDKVFMIEEAQRPGEYMTAFEDEHGTYIMNSKDLRAIQHVERLTKMGVHSLKIEGRTKSFYYCARTAQVYRRAIDDAAAGKPFDPSLLETLEGLAHRGYTEGFLRRHTHDDYQNYEYGYSVSDRQQFVGEFTGERHGQLAAVAVKNKFSIGDSLELMTPQGNISFTLEHMENAKGEKMDVAPGDGYTIWMPVPEDLSLEYALLMRNFTGQTTRNPHGK; the protein is encoded by the coding sequence ATGTTTAAACCAGAATTACTTTCGCCTGCGGGAACGCTGAAAAATATGCGTTACGCATTCGCCTATGGCGCCGACGCTGTTTACGCCGGGCAACCGCGCTACTCGCTGCGCGTGCGCAATAACGAATTCAACCACGAGAATCTCCAGCTCGGCATCAACGAAGCCCACGCGCTGGGTAAAAAATTCTACGTCGTGGTCAATATCGCGCCGCATAACGCTAAGCTGAAAACCTTTATCCGCGACCTTAAACCGGTGGTCGAGATGGGGCCGGATGCACTGATTATGTCCGACCCGGGCCTGATTATGCTGGTGCGCGAGCACTTCCCGCAGATGGATATCCACCTGTCGGTCCAGGCCAACGCGGTTAACTGGGCGACCGTAAAATTCTGGCAACAGATGGGCCTGACGCGCGTCATTCTCTCCCGCGAGTTATCGCTTGAAGAGATTGCCGAAATTCGCGAACAGGTGCCGGAGATGGAGCTTGAAATCTTCGTACACGGCGCGCTCTGCATGGCCTACTCCGGCCGCTGCCTGCTTTCCGGCTACATCAATAAGCGCGACCCGAACCAGGGCACCTGCACCAACGCCTGCCGCTGGGAATATAAAGTTCAGGAAGGCAAAGAAGACACGGTGGGCAATATCGTGCACATCCATGAGCCGATCCCGGTACAAACCGTTGAGCCGACGCTCGGCGTCGGCGCGCCGACCGATAAAGTCTTCATGATTGAAGAAGCCCAGCGCCCCGGTGAGTACATGACCGCGTTCGAGGATGAACACGGCACTTACATCATGAACTCCAAAGATTTGCGCGCCATTCAGCACGTTGAGCGACTCACTAAAATGGGCGTGCACTCTCTGAAAATCGAAGGCCGCACCAAATCGTTCTATTACTGCGCGCGCACCGCACAGGTGTATCGTCGCGCCATTGACGACGCCGCCGCAGGCAAGCCGTTTGACCCAAGCCTGCTGGAAACGCTGGAAGGTCTGGCACATCGCGGTTACACCGAGGGGTTCCTGCGCCGCCACACGCATGATGATTATCAAAATTACGAGTACGGTTATTCCGTCTCGGATCGTCAGCAGTTTGTCGGCGAATTCACCGGCGAGCGTCACGGGCAGCTTGCCGCCGTGGCGGTAAAAAACAAATTCAGTATTGGCGACAGCCTTGAGCTGATGACGCCCCAGGGGAATATCAGTTTTACGCTGGAGCACATGGAAAACGCCAAAGGCGAAAAAATGGACGTGGCGCCAGGAGATGGATATACCATCTGGATGCCAGTTCCTGAGGATCTCTCACTGGAATACGCGCTGTTGATGCGTAATTTCACTGGACAGACCACGAGAAATCCACACGGTAAATAA
- the yegS gene encoding lipid kinase YegS translates to MSRSPGSFLILNGKSADNDVLRGSIKLLRDQGHPLDVRVTWENGDAARYVKEAAESGAQTVIAAGGDGTINEVAAALVCVPAEKRPTLGLLPLGTANDFATSAGVPDDIELALKLAVEGRAVPIDIAQVNDKAWFINMATGGFGTRITTETPERLKAALGGVSYLIHGLMRMDALKADRCDIRGEHFHWQGDALVIGIGNGRQAGGGQELCPDALINDGLLHLRIFTGEELLPALFTTLTQPEESPNIIDGASAWFEITAPHEITFNLDGEPLSGRQFRIEIRPGALHCRLPPDCPLLK, encoded by the coding sequence ATGTCTCGTTCCCCCGGTTCGTTTCTGATTTTAAATGGTAAAAGCGCGGATAATGACGTGCTGCGCGGCAGCATAAAATTGCTGCGGGACCAGGGCCACCCGCTGGATGTGCGCGTGACCTGGGAAAATGGCGACGCGGCGCGTTATGTGAAAGAGGCGGCAGAAAGTGGCGCGCAAACGGTGATCGCAGCAGGCGGCGACGGGACCATTAACGAAGTGGCGGCGGCGCTGGTATGCGTACCCGCGGAAAAACGTCCGACGCTCGGTCTGCTGCCGCTCGGCACCGCGAACGATTTTGCGACCAGCGCGGGCGTGCCGGACGATATCGAACTGGCGCTGAAACTGGCGGTAGAAGGCCGCGCCGTACCGATAGACATTGCGCAGGTGAATGACAAAGCCTGGTTTATTAATATGGCGACGGGCGGTTTCGGCACGCGCATCACCACCGAAACGCCAGAACGGTTGAAGGCGGCGCTCGGTGGCGTGTCGTATCTGATCCACGGCCTGATGCGCATGGACGCCCTGAAGGCGGACCGCTGCGACATCCGCGGCGAGCATTTCCACTGGCAGGGCGACGCGCTGGTGATTGGCATCGGCAATGGCAGACAGGCAGGCGGCGGGCAGGAACTGTGTCCGGATGCGCTGATTAACGACGGGCTATTACACCTGCGGATTTTTACCGGTGAAGAACTGCTCCCCGCACTCTTCACCACGCTGACGCAGCCGGAAGAGAGCCCCAATATTATCGACGGCGCCTCGGCGTGGTTTGAGATAACCGCGCCGCACGAGATTACCTTTAACCTTGACGGCGAGCCGCTGAGCGGCAGGCAGTTCCGTATCGAAATCCGCCCCGGCGCGTTGCACTGCCGCCTGCCGCCGGATTGCCCGCTACTGAAATAA
- the fbaB gene encoding class I fructose-bisphosphate aldolase, translating to MTDIVQLLGNDADSLLQHRCTTISSDQLYLPGPDYVDRVMVDNNRPPAVLRNMQTLYNTGRLAGTGYLSILPVDQGVEHSAGASFAANPMYFDPKNIIELAIEAGCNCVASTYGVLASVSRRYAHRIPFLVKINHNETLSYPTQYDQTLYASVEQAFNMGAVAVGATIYFGSEESRRQIEEISAAFERAHELGMVTVLWAYLRNSHFKKDGVDYHSSADLTGQANHLAATIGADIVKQKMAENNGGYTALKFGYTDERVYSTLTTDNPIDLVRYQLANCYMGRAGLINSGGASGGEADLTDAVRTAVINKRAGGMGLILGRKAFKKTMADGVKLINAVQDVYLDKRVTIA from the coding sequence ATGACTGATATAGTGCAGTTGCTCGGCAATGATGCCGATAGTCTGTTACAGCACCGCTGTACGACCATTTCCTCCGACCAGCTCTACCTGCCAGGACCCGATTATGTCGATCGCGTGATGGTGGATAATAATCGCCCTCCGGCAGTACTGCGAAATATGCAGACCCTCTATAACACCGGGCGTCTTGCGGGCACGGGGTATCTTTCCATTCTGCCGGTTGACCAGGGCGTTGAGCATTCGGCAGGCGCGTCGTTCGCCGCCAATCCAATGTACTTCGATCCTAAAAATATTATCGAGCTGGCAATTGAAGCGGGCTGCAACTGCGTGGCCTCGACTTATGGCGTTCTGGCCTCGGTGTCGCGCCGCTACGCACACCGCATTCCGTTTCTGGTGAAGATTAACCACAACGAAACCCTGAGCTACCCGACCCAGTACGATCAGACCCTGTACGCCAGCGTCGAGCAGGCGTTCAATATGGGCGCGGTGGCCGTCGGGGCGACCATCTATTTTGGATCTGAAGAGTCCCGTCGCCAGATTGAAGAGATCTCTGCGGCGTTTGAGCGCGCGCATGAGCTTGGCATGGTGACGGTACTGTGGGCCTACCTGCGCAACAGCCACTTTAAGAAAGATGGCGTGGATTACCACTCCAGCGCCGACCTGACCGGGCAGGCGAACCATCTGGCAGCCACCATCGGCGCGGATATCGTGAAGCAGAAGATGGCGGAAAATAACGGCGGCTATACGGCGCTGAAGTTTGGCTATACCGATGAGCGCGTTTACAGCACGTTGACTACCGATAACCCGATTGACCTGGTGCGTTATCAGCTGGCGAACTGCTATATGGGGCGCGCAGGGCTGATTAACTCTGGCGGCGCGTCCGGTGGCGAAGCGGATCTGACCGACGCGGTGCGTACCGCCGTGATTAACAAACGCGCAGGCGGCATGGGGCTTATCCTGGGCCGTAAGGCGTTTAAGAAAACGATGGCCGACGGCGTGAAGTTGATAAATGCGGTGCAAGACGTTTATCTGGATAAACGTGTAACCATCGCCTGA
- the thiD gene encoding bifunctional hydroxymethylpyrimidine kinase/phosphomethylpyrimidine kinase — protein sequence MKRINALTIAGTDPSGGAGIQADLKTFSALGAYGTSVITALVAQNTRGVQSVYRIEPSFVAAQLDSVLSDVRIDTTKIGMLAETDIVEAVAERLAHYRVRNIVLDTVMLAKSGDPLLSPSAVRALREHLLPQVAIITPNLPEAAALLETSHARSEAEMRQQGEALLALGCEAVLMKGGHLIDDESPDWLFTRDGATRFTATRVATKNTHGTGCTLSSALAALRPRHDDWVQTVNAAKAWLTQALQQADSLEVGEGIGPVHHFHAWW from the coding sequence ATGAAACGCATTAATGCGCTTACCATCGCCGGTACTGACCCAAGCGGCGGCGCAGGCATTCAGGCCGATCTTAAAACCTTCTCGGCGTTAGGTGCGTACGGCACATCGGTTATCACCGCGCTGGTGGCGCAGAACACCCGCGGCGTACAGTCGGTTTACCGCATTGAGCCGTCCTTTGTCGCCGCCCAGCTCGATTCCGTATTAAGCGATGTACGCATCGATACCACGAAAATCGGCATGCTGGCAGAAACGGACATTGTCGAAGCGGTGGCCGAGCGGCTCGCTCATTACCGGGTGCGCAATATTGTGCTGGATACCGTGATGCTCGCGAAAAGCGGCGATCCGCTGTTAAGTCCGTCGGCGGTGCGCGCCCTGCGTGAACATCTGCTGCCACAGGTGGCGATCATCACGCCAAACCTGCCAGAGGCTGCGGCACTGCTTGAAACGTCGCATGCCCGCAGCGAAGCGGAAATGCGCCAGCAGGGCGAGGCGTTGCTCGCGCTTGGCTGCGAGGCGGTGTTGATGAAAGGCGGGCATCTGATTGATGACGAAAGCCCGGACTGGCTTTTCACCCGCGACGGGGCGACGCGCTTTACGGCTACGCGCGTTGCGACCAAAAATACGCATGGCACGGGTTGTACGCTTTCCAGCGCGCTCGCGGCCTTACGCCCACGGCACGACGACTGGGTGCAGACTGTGAACGCCGCAAAAGCCTGGCTTACGCAGGCGCTGCAACAGGCAGATAGTCTGGAGGTGGGCGAGGGGATCGGGCCGGTTCATCATTTTCATGCATGGTGGTGA
- the thiM gene encoding hydroxyethylthiazole kinase — MSSDLLCGTHAAPVVTQLRRHAPLVHCITNDVVQNVTANVLLALGASPAMVVDAEEAAEFAAIADALLINLGTLTRPQQQAMRAAIDSACAAGKPWTLDPVAVGALTLRTSFAHELLARKPAAIRANASEIRALAGESTGGRGVDSTESTHLAREAAITLARRSGAIVAVTGEVDFITDGERTVAVHGGTAMLTRVVGTGCALSAVVAACSALAGDRLQNVAAACWLMKRAGEAALAASHGPGSFATALLDSLHVQACGGRHETH; from the coding sequence ATGTCTTCCGACCTGCTTTGCGGCACCCATGCCGCGCCTGTTGTCACCCAACTTCGTCGTCACGCGCCACTGGTGCACTGTATCACCAATGATGTCGTGCAAAATGTTACCGCGAATGTTCTGTTAGCACTTGGTGCCTCACCCGCGATGGTGGTGGACGCCGAGGAAGCCGCCGAGTTTGCGGCAATCGCGGATGCTCTGTTGATTAATCTTGGGACGTTGACACGCCCGCAGCAGCAGGCGATGCGCGCGGCTATCGATAGCGCCTGCGCGGCGGGTAAACCCTGGACGCTCGATCCAGTCGCAGTTGGCGCGCTGACGTTACGAACCTCCTTTGCACACGAACTGCTGGCGCGCAAACCCGCCGCCATCCGCGCGAATGCCTCAGAAATCCGGGCGCTGGCGGGCGAGAGCACCGGTGGGCGCGGCGTTGACTCAACCGAAAGCACGCATCTGGCCCGCGAGGCCGCGATAACCCTCGCACGCCGGAGTGGCGCGATTGTCGCCGTGACCGGCGAGGTGGATTTCATTACCGATGGTGAACGTACGGTTGCCGTGCACGGCGGCACCGCCATGTTAACGCGCGTCGTGGGCACCGGTTGCGCGCTGTCTGCTGTTGTCGCCGCCTGCAGCGCGCTTGCGGGCGACCGCCTGCAGAATGTCGCGGCCGCCTGCTGGTTAATGAAACGCGCGGGCGAAGCGGCGCTTGCGGCCTCGCACGGGCCGGGTAGTTTCGCCACCGCCTTGCTTGATAGCCTGCACGTTCAAGCTTGCGGAGGTCGCCATGAAACGCATTAA
- a CDS encoding RcnB family protein, protein MLKTRMIVAGVLLMSVASAFAADAVKPKTIDSYEVKEFISDSHKFTIGDVVPDLYRTEEYNIKQWQIRNLPAPEAGTHWTYMGGYYVLITDAEGKVVRAMNGDIFYHR, encoded by the coding sequence ATGTTGAAAACCAGAATGATCGTAGCGGGAGTGCTGTTGATGTCGGTGGCCTCTGCATTCGCCGCGGACGCCGTAAAACCCAAAACCATCGATAGCTATGAAGTGAAGGAGTTTATCTCCGATTCGCACAAATTCACTATCGGGGACGTAGTGCCGGATCTCTACCGCACCGAGGAATACAATATTAAGCAGTGGCAGATCCGCAATCTGCCTGCGCCGGAAGCGGGCACCCACTGGACCTATATGGGCGGCTACTATGTGCTTATCACCGACGCCGAAGGCAAAGTCGTTCGCGCCATGAACGGCGATATCTTCTATCACCGCTGA
- a CDS encoding ABC-F family ATP-binding cassette domain-containing protein: MSTLLTAHSLRIDSPFGPVLSNVSFTLKKGDRIGLIGHNGCGKSTLLKALDGTLSPAEGVVTRAARCLLARVEQHLPEELHHQTLLGALLARLPEAERESRAWQAQALLASMGFGEAVWTLTAGSLSGGQHTRLLLARALILTPDLLLLDEPGNHLDLPTLLWLEQFLLRWNGSLVLVSHDSALLDSVTNRTWVLRDGELQAFDLPCTAARAALAARDETDALRRKAEQKEIDRVTASAKRLATWGQVYDNEDLARKAKQMEKQVARLKEEQTELAQGSRWRLTLTGDALTADRLLEMENLAVSAAPGSPTLFTLPLARLKSGDRVALLGHNGCGKSSLLRLLWRQWQRQTAQPGITFHPRVSPGYYDQSLRQLPDGATLLEALEPFSPELQTRKLALISAGFPWARHGQHVQTLSGGERSRLLFVGLSLARYSLLMLDEPTNHLDMEGKEALAQTLQTFEGGLLLVTHDRTLMEASCNRFWLVEGGVLSEWHNLEALLARLREAPAAATSAASASESPAPQATAPEHETHLLERLVALETRLNADLERKPRHQKPALQAQWREEIAHISAALGLE; the protein is encoded by the coding sequence ATGAGCACATTATTGACTGCGCATTCTCTGCGTATTGACTCCCCGTTCGGCCCCGTGCTGAGCAATGTTTCTTTTACCCTGAAAAAAGGCGACCGCATCGGGCTTATCGGCCATAACGGCTGCGGCAAAAGTACACTCCTGAAAGCACTGGACGGCACCCTGTCACCGGCGGAAGGCGTCGTCACGCGCGCGGCACGCTGTCTGCTGGCGCGCGTGGAGCAGCACCTGCCTGAAGAACTGCATCACCAGACACTGCTCGGCGCGCTGCTGGCGCGCCTGCCGGAGGCCGAGCGCGAAAGCCGCGCATGGCAGGCGCAGGCACTGCTGGCGAGCATGGGTTTTGGCGAAGCCGTCTGGACGCTAACGGCAGGTTCGCTAAGCGGCGGCCAGCACACGCGTCTGCTGCTGGCGCGCGCGTTGATCCTCACGCCCGACTTGCTGTTGCTCGACGAGCCGGGCAACCATCTCGACCTGCCAACCCTCCTGTGGCTGGAGCAGTTCCTCTTGCGCTGGAACGGCAGCCTCGTGCTGGTCTCCCACGACAGCGCGCTGCTGGACAGCGTCACCAACCGCACCTGGGTGCTGCGTGACGGCGAGTTGCAGGCATTCGATCTCCCCTGCACTGCCGCCCGTGCTGCGCTTGCAGCGCGCGATGAAACCGACGCCCTGCGCCGCAAAGCGGAGCAAAAAGAGATAGACCGCGTGACGGCCAGCGCCAAACGGCTCGCCACATGGGGCCAGGTGTATGACAACGAGGATCTGGCGCGCAAAGCGAAGCAAATGGAAAAGCAGGTGGCGCGTCTTAAGGAAGAACAAACCGAGCTGGCCCAGGGCAGCCGCTGGCGGCTGACCCTGACCGGTGACGCGCTGACGGCAGACCGTCTGCTTGAGATGGAAAACCTGGCGGTCAGCGCCGCGCCCGGTTCGCCCACGCTCTTTACCCTGCCGCTTGCACGCCTGAAAAGCGGTGACCGCGTGGCGTTGCTTGGCCATAACGGCTGCGGTAAATCGTCACTGCTGCGCCTGCTGTGGCGGCAGTGGCAGAGGCAAACGGCGCAGCCTGGCATCACCTTTCATCCGCGCGTGTCGCCTGGCTATTACGATCAGTCGCTGCGTCAACTCCCTGATGGCGCCACGCTGCTGGAGGCGCTGGAACCGTTCTCGCCTGAGCTACAAACGCGTAAGCTTGCGCTTATCAGCGCCGGTTTTCCGTGGGCACGACACGGGCAACACGTACAAACGCTCAGCGGCGGCGAGCGCTCTCGCCTGCTTTTTGTCGGGCTGTCGCTCGCGCGTTATTCGCTGCTGATGCTCGACGAGCCGACCAACCATCTGGATATGGAAGGCAAAGAGGCGCTGGCGCAGACCCTGCAAACCTTCGAAGGCGGGCTGCTTCTGGTGACGCACGACAGAACGCTGATGGAGGCAAGCTGCAACCGCTTCTGGCTCGTGGAGGGTGGCGTTCTCAGCGAATGGCATAACCTGGAAGCGTTGCTGGCGCGACTGCGCGAAGCGCCTGCGGCGGCCACATCAGCGGCCTCTGCCAGTGAGAGCCCGGCCCCGCAAGCGACCGCGCCTGAGCATGAAACCCATCTGCTGGAACGGCTGGTGGCGCTTGAGACCCGGCTTAACGCCGATCTCGAACGCAAGCCGCGCCATCAGAAACCGGCCTTACAGGCGCAGTGGCGGGAGGAGATAGCACATATCAGCGCCGCGCTGGGGCTGGAATAA
- a CDS encoding methyl-accepting chemotaxis protein: MGLLKDFSIRAVMLTVLGVLCVLWAAVGVYSVYSLSAMADGNRVDRQLVSQMTVLSKGNDQYFRFVTRLTRAMENGTPDAKSLESVQQALDSMSRQLDQFKKLSPGPLDPAVSQQVITDWQKLLNEGVIPQMKLAREGTPEAYRAHAGKVTPAFSRAFGASAEKFNAAAGSKLDATRESVDAMTTATKTVIIIAVIIGLMLLLLTDRYLVALLVKPLEKIRNHFTLIAGGDLSQPVEPFGRNCVGKLVPLLTAMQDQLREAVSAIRHGSENIWRGASEISAGNNDLSSRTEEQAAALEQTAASMEELTSTVRLNAENARQASELAHAASENAGQGGKLAQDVIATMQGISGSSKKIADITSVINSIAFQTNILALNAAVEAARAGEQGRGFAVVAGEVRNLASRSAEAAREIETLITESVERIDRGSELVNAAGDSMAEIYRGVSNVSSIIKQIASASEEQSKGISQVGLAITQMDTVTQQNASLVEQVSAAAAALERQTEELQSTVQKFRLSA, from the coding sequence ATGGGCCTGCTTAAAGACTTTTCCATCCGCGCAGTAATGCTGACGGTGCTTGGCGTACTCTGCGTGTTATGGGCAGCCGTGGGCGTCTACAGCGTCTATTCGCTTTCGGCGATGGCCGATGGCAACCGCGTGGACCGCCAGCTGGTGTCACAGATGACCGTGCTCAGCAAAGGTAACGACCAGTATTTCCGCTTTGTCACCCGTCTGACCCGCGCCATGGAAAATGGCACGCCGGACGCCAAATCGCTCGAATCCGTCCAGCAGGCGCTCGACAGCATGTCACGCCAGCTGGACCAGTTTAAAAAACTCTCGCCAGGCCCGCTGGATCCGGCCGTTTCACAGCAAGTGATTACCGACTGGCAAAAGCTGCTGAACGAAGGCGTGATTCCGCAGATGAAGCTGGCGCGTGAGGGCACCCCCGAGGCGTACCGCGCCCATGCGGGCAAGGTGACCCCGGCGTTCAGCCGCGCGTTTGGCGCAAGCGCTGAGAAATTCAACGCCGCAGCGGGCAGCAAGCTCGACGCCACGCGTGAAAGCGTCGATGCGATGACCACCGCCACCAAAACGGTGATTATTATCGCGGTCATCATTGGCCTGATGCTGCTGCTGTTGACCGACCGCTATCTGGTGGCGCTGCTGGTCAAGCCGCTTGAGAAAATCCGCAACCATTTCACTCTGATTGCTGGTGGCGATCTCAGCCAGCCGGTTGAGCCGTTTGGCCGCAACTGTGTCGGTAAACTGGTGCCGCTGCTGACCGCGATGCAGGATCAGCTGCGCGAGGCCGTCAGCGCCATCCGCCACGGCAGTGAAAATATCTGGCGCGGCGCGTCTGAAATCTCGGCAGGCAACAACGATCTCTCGTCGCGTACCGAAGAGCAGGCTGCGGCGCTGGAGCAGACCGCCGCCAGTATGGAAGAGCTGACCTCCACCGTACGTCTGAATGCTGAAAACGCCCGTCAGGCGAGCGAGCTGGCGCATGCCGCTTCGGAAAACGCCGGTCAGGGTGGGAAGCTTGCGCAGGATGTCATCGCGACGATGCAGGGCATTTCCGGCAGTTCGAAGAAAATCGCTGATATCACAAGCGTCATCAACAGCATTGCATTCCAGACTAACATTCTGGCGCTGAACGCCGCGGTGGAAGCTGCACGAGCAGGCGAACAGGGCCGTGGCTTCGCGGTAGTGGCAGGCGAAGTGCGCAACCTCGCAAGCCGCAGCGCCGAAGCCGCGCGCGAAATCGAAACGCTGATAACCGAATCGGTCGAGCGTATCGACAGGGGATCCGAGCTGGTGAATGCGGCGGGTGATTCCATGGCTGAAATTTATCGTGGCGTGTCAAACGTCAGCAGCATCATCAAACAGATAGCCTCCGCCTCGGAAGAGCAGAGCAAAGGCATTTCGCAGGTCGGGCTTGCCATCACTCAGATGGATACGGTCACCCAGCAGAACGCCTCGCTGGTGGAGCAGGTTTCCGCCGCCGCCGCCGCGCTGGAGCGCCAGACCGAAGAGCTGCAAAGCACCGTGCAGAAGTTCCGCCTCTCGGCCTGA
- the btsR gene encoding two-component system response regulator BtsR, with protein MINVLIVDDEPLARENLRLLLKEEPDIEVVGECANAVEAIGAVHRLRPDVVFLDIQMPRISGLEMVGMLDPDTRPWIVFLTAFDEYAIKAFEEHAFDYLLKPIETARLQKTLARMRHARREQDMSPLTEHQEALKFIPCTGHSRIYLLQMEDVAFVASRMSGVYVTSGQGQEGFTELTLRTLESRTPLMRCHRQYLVNMAHLKEIRLEENGQAELLLRHGQTVPVSRRYLKTLKEALGLRG; from the coding sequence ATGATTAACGTGCTGATTGTCGATGACGAGCCGCTGGCGCGGGAAAATCTGCGCTTGTTGCTAAAAGAGGAGCCGGATATTGAGGTGGTGGGCGAATGCGCCAACGCCGTAGAGGCCATCGGGGCGGTGCATCGCCTGCGCCCCGATGTCGTGTTTCTCGATATCCAGATGCCGCGCATCTCCGGCCTCGAAATGGTCGGTATGCTCGACCCCGACACCCGCCCGTGGATAGTCTTCCTCACCGCGTTTGATGAATACGCTATCAAGGCGTTTGAAGAGCACGCGTTTGATTATCTCTTAAAACCCATCGAAACCGCGCGCCTGCAAAAAACGCTGGCGCGGATGCGCCATGCGCGCCGCGAGCAGGATATGTCGCCGCTCACTGAGCATCAGGAAGCGCTGAAGTTTATTCCCTGCACCGGCCACAGCCGCATTTATCTGCTGCAAATGGAGGATGTGGCGTTTGTGGCAAGCCGTATGAGCGGCGTGTACGTTACCAGCGGGCAGGGGCAGGAAGGATTCACGGAGCTTACGCTGCGCACGCTTGAGAGCCGCACGCCGCTGATGCGCTGTCACCGACAATATCTGGTTAACATGGCGCATCTGAAAGAGATCCGGCTGGAAGAGAACGGCCAGGCGGAGCTGCTGCTGCGCCACGGACAGACGGTGCCGGTGAGCCGCCGTTATCTTAAAACGCTTAAAGAGGCGCTCGGGCTGCGCGGTTAA